One stretch of Sulfuricystis multivorans DNA includes these proteins:
- the flgK gene encoding flagellar hook-associated protein FlgK — MSTLSIGVSALRNANIALATTSHNIANVNTDGFRRQSVVFTNNPPMFTGSGFIGQGAQIATVQRSYDLFLERQLIQVDVQNAYWQKKSAALGQIDAILGDRSAGVSAALQGFFAAWNDLANDPTSTAARQGVISAAHTLADTVNAQGNYLLGLQDGVNGEITDKVTSINDLARRVAELNVRIGALQGASGHEVNDLLDQRDTALAQLNRLAGVSVIQNNEADVSVFLGGHALVQNGSFFPLTAQAAPYDPARIEVYAGSKALTQAGLIGGELGALLDFRRESLDTAQNALGRIALAVAQQVNTLHQSGTDLAGNLGGLFFADPTSLPASFAAQTNSGTGVLTAQLSNSAQLTTSDYELRYDGANYILRRVSDGQTWSDTSLASLSATAAQGFSLSMTGTPSTGDSFLIRPTAPAANRLEVTIADTVKIAAALPGGGTLDNRNALAIAGLRTDRTVIAGNNSFESAYEGWVSDVGHASSAAKAQGAVFDNLSKQAKAAQQAESGVNLDEEAANLMLYQHYYQAAARMIKVSDELFQTILSLGG, encoded by the coding sequence ATGAGCACCTTGTCGATCGGCGTCAGCGCGTTGCGCAATGCGAACATCGCACTGGCAACGACAAGCCACAACATCGCCAATGTCAACACCGATGGCTTCCGCCGGCAAAGCGTCGTGTTCACGAACAATCCACCGATGTTCACCGGCAGCGGGTTCATCGGCCAGGGCGCGCAGATCGCCACGGTGCAGCGCAGCTACGACCTTTTTCTCGAGCGGCAGCTCATCCAGGTCGATGTCCAAAATGCCTATTGGCAGAAGAAGTCGGCGGCCCTGGGGCAGATCGATGCGATCCTCGGCGATCGCTCTGCCGGCGTCAGTGCGGCGCTGCAAGGCTTCTTCGCGGCATGGAACGATCTTGCCAACGACCCGACCAGCACCGCGGCCCGCCAGGGGGTGATCAGCGCCGCGCATACGCTGGCCGATACCGTGAATGCCCAGGGCAATTATCTGCTCGGCTTGCAAGACGGCGTCAATGGCGAAATCACTGACAAGGTGACCAGCATCAACGATCTCGCCCGCCGGGTCGCGGAACTGAACGTGCGCATCGGCGCGCTGCAGGGGGCCAGTGGCCACGAGGTCAACGACTTATTGGATCAGCGCGATACGGCGCTGGCGCAATTGAACCGGCTGGCCGGTGTGAGCGTCATCCAGAACAATGAGGCCGATGTCAGCGTATTCCTCGGCGGCCACGCGCTGGTGCAAAACGGCTCCTTCTTTCCGCTGACTGCGCAGGCCGCGCCGTATGATCCGGCGCGCATCGAGGTCTATGCCGGATCAAAGGCTTTGACGCAAGCCGGACTGATCGGCGGCGAGCTTGGCGCCCTGCTCGATTTTCGTCGGGAGAGCCTCGATACCGCGCAAAACGCGCTGGGGCGCATCGCGCTGGCGGTGGCGCAGCAGGTCAATACCCTGCATCAATCGGGTACGGATCTGGCGGGAAATTTAGGCGGCCTGTTTTTCGCCGATCCGACTTCTCTACCGGCAAGCTTTGCCGCGCAGACGAACTCCGGCACGGGAGTCTTGACCGCGCAGCTTTCGAATTCCGCGCAGCTGACCACCAGCGATTACGAGCTGCGTTACGATGGCGCGAACTACATCTTGCGTCGCGTCAGCGATGGGCAGACCTGGTCTGATACCAGTCTGGCGAGTTTGTCGGCGACCGCGGCACAAGGTTTCTCGCTGTCGATGACCGGCACGCCGAGCACGGGTGATAGTTTCCTGATCCGTCCGACCGCGCCAGCCGCAAACCGGCTCGAAGTGACGATTGCCGATACGGTAAAAATCGCTGCAGCTCTTCCCGGTGGCGGCACGCTCGACAACCGCAATGCGCTGGCGATTGCCGGCTTGCGTACCGATCGCACGGTGATTGCCGGCAACAACAGCTTCGAGAGCGCCTATGAGGGCTGGGTGAGCGATGTCGGGCATGCGAGCTCGGCCGCGAAAGCGCAAGGCGCGGTGTTCGACAATCTCTCCAAGCAGGCCAAGGCCGCGCAACAAGCCGAATCCGGCGTGAATCTCGACGAAGAAGCCGCCAACCTGATGCTCTACCAGCATTACTACCAGGCGGCGGCGCGGATGATCAAGGTGAGCGACGAGTTGTTCCAGACGATCCTGTCTCTAGGAGGGTGA